The genomic stretch CGAGACAAGTAAATAAAGACGATTATGTGAAAAATATTCATAAAAAATAATCCTAAATTCGGAGGTTTATCCATGTCTAATCAATACGGAGATAAGAATTTAAAGATTTTTTCTTTGAATTCGAATCCAGAGCTTGCAAAAGAAATCGCAGATATAGTTGGAGTTCAATTAGGGAAATGTTCTGTCACAAGATTTAGTGACGGGGAAGTCCAAATTAATATCGAAGAAAGTATTCGCGGATGTGATTGTTACATCATCCAGTCTACAAGTGACCCCGTTAACGAGCATATTATGGAACTGCTGATTATGGTAGATGCGTTAAAACGCGCTTCTGCAAAAACGATTAACATTGTTATTCCTTATTACGGTTATGCGCGTCAAGACAGAAAAGCAAGATCCCGTGAGCCAATCACAGCTAAACTTTTCGCTAACCTGCTTGAAACAGCCGGTGCGACTCGTGTGATTGCACTTGACCTGCATGCGCCGCAAATTCAAGGATTCTTTGATATACCGATTGACCACTTAATGGGTGTTCCGATTTTAGGAGAATATTTTGAAGGCAAAAATCTTGAAGATATCGTCATTGTTTCACCAGACCATGGCGGTGTGACACGTGCCCGCAAACTGGCTGACCGACTAAAAGCGCCAATTGCGATTATCGATAAACGCCGTCCGCGTCCAAACGTGGCGGAAGTCATGAATATTGTAGGTAACATCGAAGGGAAGACTGCTATCCTCATCGATGACATTATTGATACTGCAGGTACGATTACACTTGCTGCTAATGCGCTCGTTGAAAACGGAGCGAAAGAAGTATATGCATGCTGTACACACCCTGTACTATCAGGCCCTGCGGTTGAACGGATTAATAATTCAACAATTAAAGAGCTTGTTGTGACAAACAGCATCAAGCTTCCTGAAGAAAAGAAAATTGAACGCTTTAAGCAGCTTTCAGTCGGACCGCTTCTGGCCGAAGCGATTATTCGCGTTCATGAGCAGCAATCAGTCAGCTATCTGTTCAGCTAAACCATTTTTCGAGGTTTAAATCCTTATCGTTATGGGTATTGTTTGTAATAGGACAACTAAAACGACAAGAGGATGGTGCTGAATATGGCAACTTTAACGGCAAAAGAAAGAACGGACTTTACTCGTTCGTCTCTTCGGAATATCCGTACTTCAGGACATGTTCCAGGTATCATATATGGGAAGGATACGGGTAACAAACCTGTGTCATTAGACAGTGTGGAGCTCATCAAAACGCTGAGGGACGAAGGCAAAAATGCAGTCATTACGCTTGAGGTCAGCGGAGAAAAACACTCAGTCATGGTAACAGACCTGCAGACGGACCCGCTGAAAAATGAAATCACTCATGCTGATTTTCAAGTAGTTAATATGAGTGAGGACATTGAAGTGGAAGTTCCGATTCATCTGACCGGAGAAGCCATTGGAGTGAAAAACGGAGGCGTACTGCAGCAGCCGTTATATGCACTTACTGTAAAGGCCAAGCCAAAAGCCATTCCGCAAACGATTGAGGCTGATATTTCAAGCCTCGATGTAAATGAAGTACTGACGATTGCGGATTTGCCTGCTGGCGGTGACTACTCCTTTAATCATGAATCAGATGAGGTTGTGGCTTCAATCCTTCCTCCGCAGCAGCAG from Bacillus subtilis subsp. subtilis str. 168 encodes the following:
- the ctc gene encoding ribosomal protein BL25 (Ctc), binding 5S RNA (Evidence 1a: Function from experimental evidences in the studied strain; PubMedId: 8522540, 9669336, 10369900, 12432960, 17198710; Product type f: factor), encoding MATLTAKERTDFTRSSLRNIRTSGHVPGIIYGKDTGNKPVSLDSVELIKTLRDEGKNAVITLEVSGEKHSVMVTDLQTDPLKNEITHADFQVVNMSEDIEVEVPIHLTGEAIGVKNGGVLQQPLYALTVKAKPKAIPQTIEADISSLDVNEVLTIADLPAGGDYSFNHESDEVVASILPPQQQEAAEVDEEESADAQPEGENEQ
- the prs gene encoding phosphoribosylpyrophosphate synthetase (Evidence 1a: Function from experimental evidences in the studied strain; PubMedId: 2169413, 3038693, 8522540, 22083279, 25890046; Product type e: enzyme) produces the protein MSNQYGDKNLKIFSLNSNPELAKEIADIVGVQLGKCSVTRFSDGEVQINIEESIRGCDCYIIQSTSDPVNEHIMELLIMVDALKRASAKTINIVIPYYGYARQDRKARSREPITAKLFANLLETAGATRVIALDLHAPQIQGFFDIPIDHLMGVPILGEYFEGKNLEDIVIVSPDHGGVTRARKLADRLKAPIAIIDKRRPRPNVAEVMNIVGNIEGKTAILIDDIIDTAGTITLAANALVENGAKEVYACCTHPVLSGPAVERINNSTIKELVVTNSIKLPEEKKIERFKQLSVGPLLAEAIIRVHEQQSVSYLFS